In Euphorbia lathyris chromosome 10, ddEupLath1.1, whole genome shotgun sequence, a single genomic region encodes these proteins:
- the LOC136207937 gene encoding bifunctional nitrilase/nitrile hydratase NIT4A-like: protein METIQVNLSSDNAEPNPTQNPQNKNPRRPSTGDGPIPQQKKVRLPSSCYPAFFQLRQELGFRYDADILHWLIHQARPQLVPAPTPPNSTRNRPIRKSASKPLCMDYGITTGSLASASASSSASTPAPAPAPAPAPAPRRRVRATVVQASTLFFNTPATLDKAERLVGKAASYGSQLVVFPEAFLGGYPRLMMRFDGDDQKKYRDSAVDVPGPETDRLSVVAAKYRVHLVMGVVERTKSSLFSTLVFFSSTGDRLGKQRKQMLSPSETAIWHSGKKLPLHVFPTSIGNIGGLTGWDNKSPFLRSELYANGVELYCAPSADEREAWKASMIHVAIEGCCFVLSANQFHCWQDYPLQQGEDIKCSGGSLIVSPSGKVLAGPNYQGECLVWADLDIPAIEKAKTEFGVVRSIFNGVVPNSFNQNRDDCTASEADQSLISVEVKEGPELLSSDLVA, encoded by the exons ATGGAGACAATACAAGTTAACCTATCATCTGACAATGCTGAACCTAACCccactcaaaacccccaaaataAGAATCCCCGCCGTCCTTCCACCGGCGACGGTCCCATCCCTCAACAAAAAAAGGTCCGCTTACCATCCTCCTGCTACCCAGCCTTTTTCCAACTCAGACAGGAACTAGGTTTCCGCTACGATGCCGATATACTCCACTGGCTCATTCATCAAGCTCGACCTCAACTCGTTCCCGCTCCTACACCGCCTAACTCGACTCGGAATCGTCCGATTCGCAAATCTGCTTCAAAACCCCTCTGCATGGACTACGGGATCACCACCGGTAGCCTCGCCTCcgcttctgcttcttcttctgcttcgaCTCCTGCTCCTGCTCCGGCTCCGGCTCCGGCTCCGGCTCCTAGACGGCGGGTTAGAGCTACTGTGGTTCAGGCGTCGACCTTATTTTTTAATACTCCTGCTACATTAG ATAAAGCAGAGAGACTGGTTGGAAAAGCAGCTTCATATGGGTCGCAGTTGGTGGTGTTTCCAGAAGCATTTCTCGGCGGCTATCCACGGCTTATGATGAGATTTGACGGTGATGATCAGAAAAAGTACCGTGATTCAGCCGTCGATGTGCCTG GTCCGGAAACTGATAGGCTTTCAGTAGTTGCTGCTAAGTATAGAGTTCACTTAGTAATGGGAGTGGTGGAGAGAACTAAATCTTCTCTCTTTAGTACACTCGTGTTCTTCAGTTCCACTGGCGACCGCCTTGGAAAGCAGCGGAAGCAAATGCTATCGCCATCCGAAACTGCAATTTGGCATTCCGGGAAGAAATTGCCATTGCATGTATTTCCTACTTCCATTGGCAACATTGGTGGTCTCACTGGTTGGGATAACAAATCCCCGTTTCTCCGTAGTGAATTATATGCTAACG GCGTTGAATTATATTGTGCGCCTTCTGCTGATGAAAGAGAAGCGTGGAAGGCGTCGATGATTCATGTAGCTATTGAAGGTTGCTGCTTTGTGCTTTCTGCAAACCAGTTTCACTGTTGGCAAGACTATCCGCTCCAGCAAGGAGAAGATATTAAATGCTCTGGAGGTAGTCTTATTGTTTCGCCATCCGGAAAAGTATTGGCCGGACCTAATTACCAAGGCGAATGCCTTGTCTGGGCGGACCTAG ATATTCCAGCAATCGAAAAAGCTAAGACCGAATTTGGTGTAGTTCGAAGCATTTTCAACGGTGTAGTTCCAAACAGTTTCAACCAAAACCGTGATGATTGCACAGCAAGTGAAGCTGATCAATCTTTGATTAGTGTAGAAGTGAAGGAAGGTCCAGAGCTGCTCTCAAGCGACTTGGTTGCTTAA